One Odontesthes bonariensis isolate fOdoBon6 chromosome 17, fOdoBon6.hap1, whole genome shotgun sequence genomic window carries:
- the iqcc gene encoding IQ domain-containing protein C: MDRSKWERIITHFQACARGYLMRSAVRRAREDFEEIVKEIDGSLTLLKWTETVISIPLFINTGGACFRSCSSTSKQSKPGRDADGPQSSAPSSEETGDLCGLFERKEAERDDSGDCLLISPVRGAGEEQRQSTGDTDGGTMESTGRSSTIWSSLELDMNSNSHKGRQQYCLAQEVPRTPEALRRHRNALTMELLWLQQAIDSRKKYLSLKDGLTVT, translated from the exons ATGGACAGAAGCAAATGGGAGAGGATAATCACTCATTTTCAG GCATGTGCACGCGGATACCTAATGAGGAGCGCGGTTCGACGTGCGCGTGAGGACTTTGAGGAAATTGTGAAGGAGATTGACGGGAGCCTGACACTTTTAAAGTGGACTGAGACGGTCATCTCCATTCCCCTCTTCATAAACACA GGCGGCGCGTGTTTTCGTTCGTGCAGCTCAACTAGCAAACAGTCAAAGCCAGGACGAGATGCCGATGGTCCCCAGAGCTCAGCACCCTCATCCGAGGAGACAGGAGATCTTTGTGGCCTGTTCGAGAGaaaagaggcagagagggaTGATTCGGGAGACTGTTTACTAATCAGCCCTGTGAGAGGGGCTGGAGAGGAGCAGAGACAGAGCACCGGAGATACAGATGGTGGGACGATGGAGAGCACGGGGAGGTCCTCCACCATCTGGAGCAGTTTGGAGCTGGACATGAACAGTAACTCTCACAAAG GTCGTCAACAGTACTGCTTGGCACAGGAGGTGCCTCGTACCCCGGAGGCACTGCGTCGTCATAGAAACGCACTGACCATGGAGCtgctctggctgcagcaggccATTGACAGCAGGAAAAAG TACTTATCACTAAAGGATGGACTAACTGTAACCTGA